The sequence below is a genomic window from Nitrospirota bacterium.
AAGGAAAGTTCCGTCCTGGAGCACTATAAAAACGCCGATACGGCGGTAGCGGAGATCGCGAACCGGATAAGCCTTTACCTGTCTGACTACAAAAAGATCACTCATTCACTGTCAGGCATCAAGGACCTGCGGAAGGCACTTGAAACGGTCCGTCCAGACGCGCTTCGGGATGCAAATACGGTCCTCGATCATTTTCAAAAGGCCCTCGCCGTTGATGTTTGTTACCTGATCGACCGTTCCGGAACGACCATCGCTTCCTCCAACCGCGATACGACCGAGAGCTTTGTTGGGAAAAATTACGCATTCCGCCCCTATTTTAAACAGGCGATGGCAGGCGATCCCTCGGTGTATATGGCTTTGGGAGTTACTTCGGGAAAGCGGGGAGTATATTTCAGCCATCCGATGTATACGAAAGGACAAACGGTCCCCGCGGGTATCGTGGTGGTCAAAGCATCCATTGATGCGGTTGAAAAAGAGATAGGCGGAAAGCATGACGGGGCGGTCGTGATGGTAGATCCTCATGGAGTGATATTCGCTTCAAGCCATGCGGACTGGCTTTATCACATGCTCTGGAAAACGTCCCAACAGTCGCTGTCCGATATCGCTGCTTCACAGCAGTTCGGAAAGGCGTCTCCGGCATGGACCGGTATGGAAAGATCAGATGAGCAAAACGCCTTTGATACCGCGGGGAACCGGTACCGAATCCATCGCGCCCCGATCATGAGTTCTCCCGGCTGGGAGATCATCTATTTACACGATCTCGAACTGGTCAGCCTGCAAATATCCGGGTTGAAATCCAGGAATATCGGCTTTATCATCATGTTGGGGAGCGCCATTATCGGGCTCATCAGCATTATCCTGTACAAACAAGCGAGCAATGAGATCAAGAAACGCCAGCTGATCGAGAAAGAGTTCCAGAGCACCAACCACCGGCTCCAGGCGCTGATCAATGCATCACCCCTGGCGATAACGATCATGGATTCTGATGGATCGTGTATCTTGTGGAATCCGGCCTCAGAACAGGTCTTTGGCTGGACAGAAAAAGAGGTGCTCGGCGGACCACTCCCCTTCATTCCCGATGACAAACAGAAGGAGTTCCGGGAGTACCGCAGAAAAATATTCGAAGGTCGGACGTTCAAATCAATAGAAACGCAGCGCTTGAGGAGGGATGAGGTCGTGATCGATGTCGCTCTTTCAACGGCGCCGATCTATGATGCCGACGGCAATATCACGGCTTCCATGGACATCTTCGAGGAGATTACGGAACGGAAAAAAGCGGAGGAGAATGAACGCTTGCTCGCGTCCATCATTCAAAATCTCCCCGACGCGGTATGCGCGATTGACAAGCTGGGCAACACCATCGTCTGGAACCGCGGGGCCGAGCAGATGCTGGGATACAGGGCTGAAGAAATCATCGGCAAGCCCATAACAGACGCCATCCCGCAGGACATCGCCCAGCAGGAATTGGGGCACTGCATGAACATCTTGAATCAGCAGGAGTTCTTTTCAGGATATGAATCAATTCGGCTCACCAAAGACGGGAGAAAGATACCGGTGGAACTGACCGCAGTGGCGATCAGGGACAAGGAGCACAAAATAACGAACTACGCCTCGATCATGGTGGACCTCACCGAAAGAAAGAAAGCGGAGGAGGAGCGCCTGAAGGGCCACATGCTCGAGTCGATCGGCTTCCTTGCGGGAGGCATTGCCCATGATTTTAATAACCTGTTGAACGTGATCATCGGCAACATCGCAGTCACAAAAATGTCGATGCAGCCCGATGATAAGGCCTATGGCAGACTTGATGACGCGGAGAATGTCTGCGGAATCGCCAGTGAGCTCAGCAGGCGCCTGATCACCTTCGCCACCGGCGGAGATCCGTTGAAAAAAATAATATCCCTGTCGGAATTGCTGGTGAATACGATCAGCATCATGCTGAAAGACTCAAAGATCAAAGCGGAGTTTCATTTTCCGGATGACCTGTATCGCGTTGCAATTGATGAGGGACAGATGAAGCAGGTCGTTAATAATCTCATCATCAATGCAAAAGAGGCGATGCCGAACGGCGGAGCGCTCACGGTTCGCGGGGAGAATTTGCGCATTTCAGCGCAAGACAGTTATCCGATTCGAGAAGGAGACTACTTGAAGATATCGATCCGGGATACCGGCGCCGGCATACCTGCTGAAAACCTGGCGAAGATATTCGACCCCTATTATTCAACCAAGGACACGTATAGCCAGAAGGGCCTGGGGCTCGGTCTCGCAGTCTGTTATTCCATCATCAAAAGGCATGACGGACTTATGACCGTTGAGTCTCAAGTCGGAGAAGGGACGACCTTTTCCATATATCTCCCCGCAGTAAAAAATGGTTGACATCGTTCACGATCACGTGCGCTCACTATGCGGAAAGATGCCAGGCATGTCGTCGCCTATTCAGCGGGACGGTCTTTCTGTCCCTGCTTGCGGTAATGTTCCGGGTAGCGCCGTTCATTGCGAGGTACCATTGCGATACCATGGGGGGCGGTGGTCATGACCTCCAATGCAGCGCTCGAAAAGGCGATGTTACGCCGGTACTGAAGATCCTGTCTGAAGATACCCCGCCCCCTGTCTCCACAATTGCAGCTTGTTTCTGATATACTAATACAAACGCATAAAATATTGTTACCTGTAGGGCAAGGCTTTAGCCTTGCTTTAAGCAACCCTGAAGGGTTGCCCTACAAATGATATAACAACAATTATTGCGTTTGCTATAGGTTGCAGCGCTTGCATCCTCCCTTGAAATCCAGATTTCCGCTTTTC
It includes:
- a CDS encoding PAS domain S-box protein, which encodes MDKGQLKIRTIIIIFALLAFLTASIGGYLFYSSLKESSVLEHYKNADTAVAEIANRISLYLSDYKKITHSLSGIKDLRKALETVRPDALRDANTVLDHFQKALAVDVCYLIDRSGTTIASSNRDTTESFVGKNYAFRPYFKQAMAGDPSVYMALGVTSGKRGVYFSHPMYTKGQTVPAGIVVVKASIDAVEKEIGGKHDGAVVMVDPHGVIFASSHADWLYHMLWKTSQQSLSDIAASQQFGKASPAWTGMERSDEQNAFDTAGNRYRIHRAPIMSSPGWEIIYLHDLELVSLQISGLKSRNIGFIIMLGSAIIGLISIILYKQASNEIKKRQLIEKEFQSTNHRLQALINASPLAITIMDSDGSCILWNPASEQVFGWTEKEVLGGPLPFIPDDKQKEFREYRRKIFEGRTFKSIETQRLRRDEVVIDVALSTAPIYDADGNITASMDIFEEITERKKAEENERLLASIIQNLPDAVCAIDKLGNTIVWNRGAEQMLGYRAEEIIGKPITDAIPQDIAQQELGHCMNILNQQEFFSGYESIRLTKDGRKIPVELTAVAIRDKEHKITNYASIMVDLTERKKAEEERLKGHMLESIGFLAGGIAHDFNNLLNVIIGNIAVTKMSMQPDDKAYGRLDDAENVCGIASELSRRLITFATGGDPLKKIISLSELLVNTISIMLKDSKIKAEFHFPDDLYRVAIDEGQMKQVVNNLIINAKEAMPNGGALTVRGENLRISAQDSYPIREGDYLKISIRDTGAGIPAENLAKIFDPYYSTKDTYSQKGLGLGLAVCYSIIKRHDGLMTVESQVGEGTTFSIYLPAVKNG